From a region of the Mycobacterium sp. SMC-8 genome:
- the istB gene encoding IS21-like element helper ATPase IstB: MTTTNRVAADPVGADLLRLLKALKLGALADTLPERAALARQHKLSHIGFLETLLADEVSRRESRSAALRAAKAGLDPTMRFDSWTAQQDLRYDRTLLGDLTSLRFLDAGQSAIILGPVGVGKTHLATALGHLAIRRRHTVLFARSDKLFTRLRAARLDHTVDAEIRRLAAVDVLIIDDFALRPLDATETSDFYEIVVERHQTKTTIVTSNREPAEWLTMTADTLLAQSAIDRLTAAAHTLVIEGPSYRQRTRPGQLDPEGPDEHPR; this comes from the coding sequence ATGACCACTACCAACCGCGTGGCCGCAGACCCGGTCGGCGCCGACCTGCTCCGACTGCTCAAAGCGCTCAAGCTCGGCGCCCTGGCCGACACCCTGCCCGAACGGGCCGCACTGGCCCGCCAGCACAAACTCAGCCACATCGGATTCCTCGAAACACTTCTTGCCGACGAAGTATCCCGACGCGAATCCCGATCAGCCGCCCTGCGGGCGGCCAAAGCCGGACTCGACCCGACGATGCGCTTCGACTCCTGGACCGCACAACAGGACCTGCGCTACGACCGTACCCTGCTCGGCGACCTGACCTCGCTACGATTCCTCGACGCCGGACAGTCCGCAATCATCCTCGGGCCCGTGGGCGTAGGCAAAACACATCTGGCAACAGCACTGGGGCACTTGGCCATTCGTCGCCGCCACACCGTCCTGTTCGCCCGATCCGACAAACTGTTCACCCGGCTACGCGCCGCCCGACTCGACCACACCGTCGACGCCGAGATCCGCCGACTGGCGGCCGTCGACGTCCTCATCATCGACGACTTCGCGCTGCGACCCCTCGACGCCACCGAAACCAGCGACTTCTACGAAATCGTCGTCGAACGCCACCAAACCAAGACCACCATCGTGACATCAAACCGGGAACCCGCCGAATGGCTGACCATGACCGCCGACACCCTGCTCGCCCAATCAGCCATCGACCGACTCACCGCTGCGGCCCACACCCTGGTCATCGAAGGACCGTCCTACCGCCAACGCACCCGACCCGGTCAGCTTGACCCAGAGGGACCCGACGAGCATCCTCGATAA
- a CDS encoding helix-turn-helix domain-containing protein, whose amino-acid sequence MPRRNPASALPDRHLIATTKAAEYLDVSPGTIRQYIADGKLRCVKIGRLIKVDARDLEAPIFTVDNS is encoded by the coding sequence ATGCCCCGTCGCAACCCCGCTTCCGCGTTGCCCGACCGGCACCTCATCGCCACCACGAAGGCCGCTGAATACCTGGACGTGTCTCCCGGCACGATCCGCCAGTACATCGCTGACGGCAAGCTGCGGTGCGTCAAGATCGGCAGGCTGATCAAAGTCGACGCCCGAGACCTAGAGGCACCGATATTCACGGTCGACAACTCATGA
- a CDS encoding site-specific integrase, giving the protein MKGAVYQRGRTWTYRFRAPERDSSTGEYPTISKGGFPTEKEAWKACRDAMRDADQGRVVRPSTRTVAQFFAEWFVAVEASMDATTWQNWKDYARSYVVPHIGAERLQQLDEPQLLKLYAKLLTEGRIKQDRNYEMYRYWLSHAVDGESPAPREVANACGTTIHAARAAVRRYKSGIVPTRVNPGLAPKTVRNIHSMIHRALVDAVAWKYKADNPAANVRPPKRSRARRTIWSPEHIQKFLRAVSHDRFAALFLLELTTGIRRGQICGLRWHDVDLDAREITVHDNRVVVGGHARDKAGGKTRNADQTIAIDRVTAAALDKWREFQNKEQAFFGTDYHPGNYVFTFQDGRPPHPDSIRQRFDRLAAGAGLERITFHDLRHSYATAALKAGVSPKIVSERIGHADVGFFLQTYAHVLTNDDREAAEQAAAFLLGDG; this is encoded by the coding sequence GTGAAGGGAGCCGTCTATCAGCGAGGGCGGACATGGACATACCGTTTCCGAGCGCCTGAAAGAGATTCGTCCACCGGCGAATATCCCACGATCTCGAAGGGTGGATTTCCGACTGAGAAGGAAGCATGGAAGGCGTGTCGCGACGCCATGCGGGACGCCGATCAAGGTCGCGTCGTCCGCCCCTCTACCCGCACGGTTGCTCAATTCTTCGCAGAATGGTTCGTCGCCGTGGAGGCATCAATGGATGCCACAACGTGGCAGAACTGGAAGGACTACGCCAGAAGCTACGTTGTGCCGCACATCGGGGCAGAAAGGCTTCAGCAGCTCGATGAGCCACAGCTGCTGAAGCTGTACGCCAAACTCCTTACCGAAGGCCGGATCAAGCAAGACCGAAACTACGAGATGTATCGCTATTGGCTCAGCCATGCGGTCGACGGAGAATCGCCGGCGCCACGTGAAGTCGCTAATGCCTGTGGCACAACGATTCACGCCGCTCGTGCCGCTGTCCGTCGGTACAAATCAGGAATCGTACCAACAAGGGTGAATCCCGGACTAGCACCAAAGACCGTACGGAACATTCACTCCATGATCCACCGAGCGCTGGTCGATGCCGTCGCGTGGAAGTACAAGGCCGACAATCCAGCAGCGAATGTGAGGCCGCCGAAGCGTTCCCGGGCTCGGCGCACCATATGGAGCCCCGAGCACATACAGAAGTTCCTGCGGGCGGTAAGTCACGACCGCTTCGCCGCGCTCTTTCTACTAGAGCTCACCACCGGAATACGTCGTGGGCAAATCTGTGGCCTCAGATGGCACGACGTCGACCTGGACGCACGCGAGATTACCGTGCACGACAATCGAGTAGTCGTTGGCGGGCATGCGCGGGATAAGGCTGGCGGCAAGACCCGCAACGCAGATCAAACGATCGCGATAGACCGAGTTACCGCTGCGGCACTTGATAAGTGGCGTGAATTTCAGAACAAGGAACAGGCATTTTTCGGGACGGACTATCACCCCGGGAACTACGTCTTCACGTTCCAAGACGGCCGACCACCGCACCCCGACTCCATCCGTCAACGGTTCGACCGCTTGGCGGCCGGCGCCGGCCTCGAACGAATCACCTTCCACGATCTTCGGCACTCGTACGCGACCGCTGCTCTGAAGGCTGGCGTCAGCCCCAAGATCGTGAGCGAGCGCATTGGGCACGCAGACGTTGGATTCTTCCTGCAGACCTATGCGCATGTACTCACGAACGATGACCGAGAAGCCGCTGAGCAGGCGGCTGCGTTTCTGCTTGGGGACGGGTAA
- a CDS encoding helix-turn-helix domain-containing protein — MESNVFDHLPLLLAVPRAAKILGISRAAAYRLAASGELPVRRLGGRVYIVTAELRELIAS; from the coding sequence ATGGAGTCAAACGTATTTGATCATCTGCCCCTGCTCCTCGCAGTCCCCCGTGCAGCCAAGATTCTGGGAATTAGTCGCGCTGCTGCTTACCGGCTCGCTGCATCTGGCGAGCTTCCAGTGCGCAGGCTGGGAGGACGCGTCTACATCGTCACTGCCGAGCTGCGTGAGTTGATCGCCTCGTGA
- a CDS encoding helix-turn-helix domain-containing protein encodes MSWKALNWAISIEVSTPIERLILVLLANRADESLSCYPSLGTLVSESRAARSTVLKALSKLEEAGLVVRVAQYHKSGARRPSHYHLNLPDATHSRPSLDVGLPQSANATGPVQSPDREGSPPGPPEVQFTDPLNPSREPPSEPSSASVLESLPTPWQISSSEARRLSPAIEEAFAAGWTSQTLVAHLSSRPEGVRNPAAVLASRLSELPTPPTFPIRRKTPWCGECEDPVSRTITVTQSDGTDAAEFCPRCSPQKLSVSTDNSTTGEGR; translated from the coding sequence ATGAGTTGGAAAGCACTCAACTGGGCAATAAGTATCGAGGTCTCGACTCCGATCGAGCGTCTTATCCTCGTGCTGCTAGCGAACCGCGCAGACGAGAGCCTCTCCTGCTACCCGTCCCTCGGTACGCTCGTGTCGGAATCTCGTGCTGCGCGAAGCACGGTCCTAAAGGCGCTCAGCAAGCTGGAAGAGGCCGGGCTCGTTGTACGAGTTGCCCAGTACCACAAATCCGGAGCCAGACGCCCAAGTCATTACCATCTCAATCTTCCGGATGCGACGCACTCGCGCCCCAGTCTCGATGTCGGACTCCCCCAGTCCGCCAATGCGACCGGGCCCGTCCAATCTCCAGACCGGGAAGGTTCACCTCCCGGACCGCCGGAGGTCCAATTCACGGACCCCTTGAACCCTTCAAGAGAACCACCATCCGAACCATCATCGGCCTCCGTGCTGGAGTCTCTTCCCACGCCGTGGCAAATTAGCAGCAGCGAAGCGAGGAGACTGTCACCGGCAATCGAGGAGGCTTTTGCGGCGGGCTGGACATCGCAAACGTTGGTAGCCCACCTTTCATCCCGGCCTGAGGGAGTCCGTAATCCCGCTGCCGTTCTCGCGTCGCGTCTATCAGAGCTGCCAACCCCACCAACCTTTCCCATACGGCGAAAGACCCCGTGGTGCGGCGAGTGCGAAGACCCCGTGTCGCGCACGATCACAGTCACACAGTCAGACGGCACAGACGCAGCGGAGTTCTGCCCGCGATGCAGCCCTCAAAAACTGTCAGTGTCTACCGACAATTCGACCACGGGCGAGGGGAGGTGA
- a CDS encoding IS3 family transposase (programmed frameshift), with amino-acid sequence MVADLRSDTVSEWEAMGRVADLLGVGTAETVRKWVRQAEIDAGDRAGQTSEESEVLRKLRRENAELKRANAILKAASGFLRCRARPAVSVVVEFISAHQHMRVGADGLKWGVESMCAVLSEFGVVIAPSTYYAHRARRGPSKADWTDAQVIDAIWRLRRSNKLFAVLGARKTWIVLRTNGLDVSRCVVERVMREMGWRGACKRRRVRTTIADPAATRAPDRVARHFVAGAPDRLWVADFTYCRTRAGWAYTAFVTDVYARKIVGWKVATEMTQKLVTDAINHAIDTRKRSGATFLDDLIHHSDAGSQYTAVAFTEHLAAEGILPSVGSVGDSFDNALAESVNSSYKTELIDHQPPYPGAADLSLATAEWVAFYNRQRPNGYCQDLTPDRAEALYYHRQRHPHTEEALR; translated from the exons ATGGTGGCCGATCTGCGCAGCGACACGGTCTCGGAGTGGGAGGCGATGGGCCGGGTTGCTGATCTGCTGGGCGTCGGTACCGCCGAGACGGTGCGCAAATGGGTCCGCCAGGCCGAGATCGACGCCGGAGATCGGGCTGGGCAGACCAGCGAGGAATCCGAGGTCCTGCGCAAGCTGCGCCGGGAGAACGCCGAACTCAAGCGGGCCAACGCGATTTTGAAGGCGGCGTCGG GTTTTCTTCGCTGCCGAGCTCGACCGGCCGTCTCAGTAGTCGTGGAGTTCATCAGCGCCCACCAGCACATGCGTGTGGGCGCTGATGGTCTCAAGTGGGGTGTCGAGTCGATGTGCGCCGTGCTCTCGGAGTTCGGCGTCGTGATCGCCCCGTCGACGTATTACGCCCACCGCGCCCGCCGTGGCCCCTCGAAGGCGGACTGGACTGATGCGCAGGTGATCGACGCCATCTGGCGGCTGCGCCGATCCAACAAGCTGTTCGCGGTTCTGGGTGCCCGTAAGACGTGGATTGTGTTGCGTACCAACGGACTCGATGTCTCACGGTGTGTTGTGGAGCGGGTCATGCGGGAGATGGGTTGGCGGGGTGCGTGCAAGCGCCGCCGGGTGCGCACCACCATTGCTGATCCGGCAGCAACGCGAGCTCCGGATCGGGTCGCGCGGCATTTCGTCGCCGGCGCGCCGGACCGTTTGTGGGTGGCCGATTTCACGTACTGCCGGACCCGTGCCGGCTGGGCCTACACAGCGTTCGTGACCGACGTCTACGCCCGCAAGATCGTAGGCTGGAAGGTGGCCACCGAGATGACCCAGAAGCTGGTGACCGATGCGATCAACCACGCCATAGATACCAGGAAGCGTTCTGGTGCAACATTTTTGGATGATCTGATCCATCACAGCGATGCGGGCTCTCAATATACGGCGGTAGCGTTCACTGAACACTTGGCCGCTGAAGGGATCCTGCCCTCAGTCGGATCGGTGGGCGATAGCTTCGACAACGCCTTGGCCGAATCGGTGAACAGCAGCTACAAGACCGAACTCATCGACCACCAGCCGCCGTATCCCGGTGCCGCCGACCTCTCGCTGGCAACCGCCGAATGGGTGGCTTTCTACAACCGGCAGCGACCGAATGGCTACTGCCAGGACCTGACTCCGGACCGGGCCGAAGCCCTCTATTACCATCGCCAACGGCACCCTCATACCGAGGAGGCACTCAGATAA